From Candidatus Hydrogenedentota bacterium, a single genomic window includes:
- a CDS encoding carboxymuconolactone decarboxylase family protein, with protein MRIEPIETPRSLKMKLAYAFCKRRFGKVVTPFKVVSARVPAIIPVYQAITKYMTRESRLAPSLLLLIQSYTANRNACGFCVDITASFAAGDPALLEKVWRVTDFANDPIFTDGERAALAYVAEVTERHEATDATFAELKKHYTDEQIVEITLANAVEHFYNLVNKPLGIESDGLCAVRPRAVRTATPA; from the coding sequence ATGCGAATTGAACCCATCGAAACACCCCGCAGCCTGAAGATGAAACTGGCCTATGCCTTTTGTAAACGTCGCTTTGGCAAAGTGGTCACGCCCTTCAAGGTCGTAAGCGCCCGTGTGCCCGCGATTATCCCCGTGTATCAGGCGATCACGAAGTACATGACCCGGGAATCCCGGCTTGCGCCGAGCCTTCTCCTGCTGATCCAGTCGTACACGGCCAATCGGAATGCGTGCGGATTCTGTGTGGACATAACGGCCTCCTTTGCCGCCGGCGATCCTGCCCTGCTGGAGAAGGTGTGGCGCGTAACGGATTTCGCCAACGATCCCATCTTTACCGATGGTGAGCGGGCGGCGTTGGCCTATGTGGCGGAGGTGACGGAGCGCCACGAAGCCACCGACGCCACGTTTGCGGAATTGAAGAAGCATTACACCGACGAGCAGATTGTGGAGATTACGCTGGCGAATGCCGTCGAGCACTTCTATAATCTGGTGAACAAGCCGCTGGGCATTGAGTCCGACGGGCTATGCGCGGTGCGGCCGCGTGCCGTGCGGACCGCAACGCCGGCGTGA
- a CDS encoding substrate-binding domain-containing protein, whose protein sequence is MSRLNNCNVFVRLGLAMGKSTAAALMIMALMTGCGADGGDNQAPDAAAPEAPAAENAAPEAPAEEIKVAYVTNGIDPFWTIAAAGVKAAAKDFNVSAEVLMPPKGIVDQKRMIETAVSNGIDGVAISPIDAANQVGFIDQICGATNVITQDSDAPESKRLCFVGMDNYKAGREAGKLIKEVIPDGGKIMIFVGRLEQLNSQQRRQGIIDELLDAPMQDGANLNVSPAAEVITGGKYTIIGTLTDNFDYAKAKSNAEDTIAANADLACMVGLFAYNIPNCLKAVEGAGKLGQIKLVSFDEADDTLAGIAAGTVHGTVSQQPFKYGYESVRILAALARGDRTVLPENGVLEVPTVVVRKDNVEDFKTKLEEMKAQGA, encoded by the coding sequence ATGAGCAGGCTGAACAACTGTAACGTATTCGTGCGCCTCGGGTTGGCCATGGGCAAGAGCACGGCCGCAGCGCTGATGATCATGGCGCTGATGACCGGTTGCGGGGCAGACGGTGGCGACAACCAGGCACCGGACGCCGCCGCGCCAGAAGCACCCGCCGCCGAAAATGCCGCGCCCGAAGCACCCGCCGAAGAAATTAAAGTCGCCTACGTCACCAACGGCATCGATCCCTTCTGGACCATCGCCGCGGCGGGCGTCAAAGCGGCCGCCAAAGACTTCAACGTAAGCGCGGAAGTACTCATGCCCCCCAAGGGCATCGTCGACCAGAAACGCATGATTGAGACCGCCGTTTCAAACGGCATCGACGGCGTGGCCATCAGCCCCATCGACGCGGCCAACCAGGTGGGCTTCATCGACCAGATCTGCGGCGCCACCAATGTCATCACCCAGGATTCCGACGCCCCCGAATCCAAGCGACTCTGCTTCGTGGGGATGGACAATTACAAGGCGGGACGCGAAGCGGGCAAACTGATCAAGGAAGTCATTCCCGACGGCGGCAAGATCATGATTTTTGTGGGCCGCCTGGAGCAGTTGAACTCCCAGCAGCGCCGCCAGGGCATCATCGATGAACTGCTGGACGCCCCCATGCAGGACGGCGCGAATCTCAATGTCAGCCCGGCGGCGGAGGTCATCACCGGCGGCAAATACACCATCATCGGCACGCTGACCGACAACTTCGACTATGCCAAGGCAAAATCGAACGCGGAAGACACCATCGCCGCCAACGCCGATCTGGCCTGCATGGTGGGCCTCTTCGCCTACAACATCCCCAATTGCCTGAAGGCCGTCGAAGGCGCCGGAAAACTCGGCCAGATCAAGCTCGTGAGCTTTGACGAGGCCGACGACACGCTGGCGGGCATCGCCGCCGGCACCGTCCACGGTACCGTGAGCCAGCAGCCCTTCAAATACGGCTACGAGTCTGTACGCATCCTCGCGGCCCTGGCCCGGGGCGACCGCACCGTGCTCCCGGAGAACGGTGTGCTCGAAGTGCCCACGGTGGTCGTGCGCAAGGACAACGTGGAAGATTTCAAGACCAAGCTGGAAGAAATGAAGGCCCAGGGCGCCTGA
- a CDS encoding lysophospholipid acyltransferase family protein: MGFSGKAPKAAPSRDYGGMMEGGVVGFLAGRLVIALLVFARWMPIGVVYGFGASAVMGAMLFAPQIRRHVRRNLTMLVGDGVPPGALRRLVNENIRNTFSRKWVDIFTLPRLSRAFFESNVEVVGLEHYQRAIAEGRGVLLITHHVGSYGILAGLALPCLGNPSIGGARRIFDETTEAALQKAYHAQGGESANPGDSLRRFLALLKSGGTVIVAGDHLTSPKGIRVKYFGRETLVPGGPATLACRYNPVALPGICVWTGPRRFRMEFGAPFSAPEAGTMPEDERLQAFAQQYMSYFEEVVRRYPEQWECFFRIWPDSFEKGDIEAFCKDYGVNL; this comes from the coding sequence ATGGGATTCTCAGGGAAGGCCCCCAAGGCCGCTCCGTCGCGGGACTATGGCGGGATGATGGAGGGCGGCGTGGTCGGTTTTCTCGCCGGGCGTCTTGTCATTGCGCTCCTCGTTTTCGCCCGCTGGATGCCCATTGGCGTGGTCTACGGGTTTGGCGCCAGTGCCGTCATGGGGGCCATGCTCTTCGCGCCCCAAATCCGGCGCCATGTCCGCCGGAATCTCACGATGCTGGTGGGCGACGGCGTTCCGCCCGGAGCGTTGAGGCGGCTGGTGAATGAGAACATCCGGAATACCTTCTCCCGTAAGTGGGTGGACATTTTCACGCTGCCCCGTCTGTCGCGGGCATTCTTCGAGAGCAATGTGGAGGTCGTCGGTCTGGAGCATTACCAGCGCGCCATCGCCGAGGGCCGGGGCGTCCTGCTGATCACGCACCACGTGGGTTCCTATGGGATACTGGCAGGGCTCGCTCTTCCCTGTCTGGGCAATCCCTCGATTGGGGGGGCCCGGCGCATCTTCGACGAGACGACCGAGGCGGCGCTCCAGAAGGCGTATCACGCCCAGGGAGGAGAGTCGGCGAATCCGGGCGATTCGCTGCGCCGATTTCTGGCCCTCCTGAAGTCGGGTGGCACCGTGATTGTGGCGGGAGATCACCTCACCTCGCCGAAGGGAATTCGGGTGAAATATTTCGGCCGGGAAACGTTAGTTCCAGGTGGACCGGCAACGCTGGCGTGCCGCTACAACCCCGTTGCCCTGCCGGGCATTTGCGTCTGGACGGGGCCCCGACGATTTCGGATGGAGTTTGGCGCGCCCTTTTCGGCGCCCGAGGCCGGGACGATGCCTGAAGACGAGCGGCTCCAGGCCTTTGCCCAGCAGTACATGAGTTACTTTGAAGAAGTTGTCCGGCGTTATCCCGAGCAGTGGGAGTGCTTTTTCCGGATCTGGCCGGATTCCTTTGAGAAGGGGGACATCGAGGCCTTCTGCAAGGACTACGGCGTCAACCTTTGA
- a CDS encoding Gfo/Idh/MocA family oxidoreductase — MSPLLQLTRRDFFRSGAAASALAMTANSYAKTPGANNRLRMAFIGCGTIATHHLEKLIPIREEENLELVAVCDVYNKRALDFQGKIQEAGGKAKVYNDYRKILERKDIDYVLIATPEHSHSYITLDALDAGKHVYVEKPMTHDIKESQEVVRKVNETGLKLQVGVQGMADDSYSSAFEAIKAGKLGMLVQAQIDYVRNYEGPGPWRREGGDSDAAKPADLDWDAWQKPAPVHEWDPHRYYEWRCYSDYSGGVATDLFVHRLTRLIKACGLQFPERVVGMGGIYTWNDGRDLPDSLELLAEYPAMEGITNGMTVHVLGTMANDDGNPHCIRGTDATLTFTKDGWEIKSDVTADKDAIIATHKKTGGEDVDPHHRNHHAAIRDGAALNCPAELGLYGVVAVRMGNLSWFNKKMMAWDKEKEVVTPA, encoded by the coding sequence ATGTCCCCCCTCCTCCAACTGACCCGACGCGATTTCTTCCGCTCCGGAGCCGCGGCGAGCGCCCTCGCCATGACGGCGAATAGCTACGCGAAAACGCCGGGCGCAAACAACCGCCTGCGTATGGCCTTCATCGGCTGCGGCACCATCGCCACCCACCACCTGGAAAAGCTTATCCCCATCCGGGAAGAGGAAAACCTGGAGCTGGTCGCGGTGTGCGATGTATACAACAAGCGCGCACTGGACTTTCAGGGCAAAATCCAGGAAGCCGGGGGCAAAGCCAAGGTCTACAACGACTACCGGAAAATTCTGGAGCGCAAGGACATCGACTACGTCCTCATCGCCACCCCGGAGCACTCCCATTCCTACATCACCCTCGACGCCCTCGACGCGGGCAAGCACGTTTACGTCGAGAAGCCCATGACCCACGACATCAAGGAATCCCAGGAAGTCGTGCGCAAAGTGAACGAGACGGGCCTCAAGCTCCAGGTGGGCGTCCAGGGCATGGCCGACGACAGCTATTCCAGCGCCTTTGAAGCTATCAAGGCGGGCAAACTCGGCATGCTGGTCCAGGCCCAGATCGACTACGTGCGCAACTATGAAGGCCCCGGCCCCTGGCGGCGTGAGGGCGGCGACAGCGATGCGGCCAAACCCGCCGATCTCGATTGGGACGCCTGGCAAAAGCCCGCGCCGGTCCATGAATGGGATCCCCACCGCTACTACGAGTGGCGCTGCTATTCCGACTATTCCGGCGGCGTGGCGACGGATTTGTTTGTCCACCGCCTTACCCGCCTGATCAAGGCCTGCGGCCTCCAGTTCCCCGAGCGCGTCGTGGGCATGGGCGGCATCTACACCTGGAACGACGGCCGCGACCTCCCCGACAGCCTGGAGCTGCTGGCCGAATACCCCGCGATGGAAGGCATCACCAACGGCATGACGGTCCACGTCCTCGGCACCATGGCCAACGACGATGGCAACCCCCACTGCATCCGCGGCACGGACGCCACCCTGACCTTCACCAAAGACGGCTGGGAGATCAAGAGCGACGTGACCGCCGACAAGGACGCGATCATCGCGACCCACAAGAAGACCGGCGGCGAAGACGTCGATCCCCACCACCGCAACCACCACGCCGCCATCCGCGACGGCGCAGCCTTGAACTGCCCGGCGGAGCTCGGCCTCTACGGCGTCGTCGCGGTGCGCATGGGCAATCTCTCCTGGTTCAACAAGAAGATGATGGCCTGGGACAAGGAAAAGGAAGTGGTGACGCCGGCGTGA
- a CDS encoding N-acetylglucosamine-6-phosphate deacetylase: protein MITSPLPTRHTGPGLVDLQVNGYAGIDFNGADDVFTPETFHMIREKMNSRGVLVSLPTYITASPARLESNCRAYAKLVEADAELAAAFPKLHIEGPFISSVEGPRGAHPLEHAINPADAPDLMARLQEASGGRLGIITLAPELPGALDLIAWCRDNGIVSAAGHTNATSAEIRAGAEAGLVMSTHLGNGSHQMLPRMDNYIQAQLAEDGLFASFIADGHHVPFFTLKNFIRAKRFEKTVLVSDAIMAADCGPGRYQLGDFEVEVSETLRCTKVGHAGLAGSALTMDLGVINTALHTDANFEEAWTMASTRPAQLVGIPVPADITVEVSEAGFSLAGTASPCD from the coding sequence ATGATCACTTCCCCCCTCCCCACCCGCCACACCGGCCCCGGCCTCGTCGATCTGCAGGTGAACGGCTACGCCGGCATCGACTTCAATGGTGCCGACGACGTCTTCACCCCTGAGACCTTTCACATGATCCGCGAGAAGATGAATTCGCGCGGCGTGCTTGTTTCCCTGCCGACCTACATCACCGCGTCCCCCGCGCGCCTCGAATCCAACTGCCGCGCCTACGCGAAACTGGTGGAAGCCGATGCCGAACTCGCGGCCGCCTTCCCAAAGCTCCACATCGAGGGCCCCTTCATCTCCTCCGTGGAAGGCCCGCGCGGTGCGCACCCGCTGGAGCACGCCATCAACCCCGCCGACGCGCCGGACCTCATGGCGCGCCTGCAGGAGGCCTCGGGCGGACGCCTGGGCATCATCACCCTCGCACCGGAATTGCCCGGCGCGCTCGATCTCATCGCATGGTGCCGCGACAACGGCATCGTATCCGCCGCAGGCCACACCAACGCCACGTCGGCCGAAATCCGTGCGGGCGCGGAGGCGGGCCTGGTCATGTCCACCCACCTGGGCAACGGCTCCCACCAGATGCTGCCGCGCATGGACAACTATATCCAAGCCCAGCTCGCGGAAGACGGCCTCTTCGCCAGCTTTATCGCCGACGGCCACCACGTGCCCTTTTTCACGCTGAAGAATTTCATCCGCGCCAAACGCTTCGAAAAAACCGTGCTCGTATCCGACGCGATCATGGCGGCGGACTGCGGGCCGGGCCGCTACCAGCTTGGGGATTTCGAGGTGGAAGTATCCGAGACCTTGCGCTGCACCAAAGTGGGCCACGCGGGACTCGCCGGCTCGGCATTGACCATGGATCTCGGCGTCATCAACACCGCGCTCCACACCGACGCCAACTTCGAAGAAGCCTGGACCATGGCCTCAACACGCCCCGCGCAACTCGTGGGCATACCCGTGCCCGCCGACATCACCGTGGAGGTGAGCGAAGCGGGATTCAGCCTCGCAGGGACAGCGTCGCCCTGCGATTAG
- a CDS encoding RNA polymerase sigma-70 factor produces the protein MRGAAACRADRNAGVTDPTTRKQTLDPLTTFNSRRKLLFGIAYRMLGSVHDAEDIVQEAYIRWERVDHATVDNPQAFLCTMVTRMSIDLLRSARKQRETYVGEWLPEPLATEEVSAPENIALAESLSTAFLLMLERLNPVERAAFLLREVFDYDYPEVADVIGKSEDNCRQIVRRAKERVQAPALRFEAREDARDKLLNTFMSAVRDGEVKVLVNLLADDAALYSDHGGKASAARRTIRGADKIARFFIGVDTRFRPAEFSYRAIWLNGAPGIIVYSGLRPETAFSVEIEDGKIRAFYVTRNPDKLERLPGPVGTASPGD, from the coding sequence ATGCGCGGTGCGGCCGCGTGCCGTGCGGACCGCAACGCCGGCGTGACGGACCCAACCACGAGAAAACAAACCTTGGATCCACTCACTACCTTCAACAGCCGCCGGAAACTGCTCTTCGGCATTGCCTATCGCATGCTGGGCAGCGTCCACGATGCGGAAGACATCGTACAGGAGGCCTACATCCGCTGGGAGCGCGTGGATCACGCGACGGTGGACAACCCCCAGGCCTTTTTATGCACCATGGTCACGCGCATGAGCATCGACCTGCTGCGCTCCGCGCGAAAGCAGCGGGAGACCTATGTGGGCGAGTGGCTGCCGGAGCCCCTGGCTACGGAGGAGGTATCCGCGCCGGAGAATATTGCCCTGGCGGAGTCGCTCTCCACGGCCTTTCTTCTGATGCTGGAGCGGCTCAATCCCGTGGAGCGGGCGGCCTTCCTGTTGCGGGAAGTCTTCGACTATGACTACCCCGAGGTGGCCGATGTCATCGGCAAGAGCGAGGACAACTGTCGGCAGATCGTGCGCCGCGCGAAGGAGCGGGTGCAGGCCCCGGCGCTGCGCTTCGAGGCGCGGGAAGACGCGCGGGATAAGTTGCTGAATACCTTCATGTCGGCCGTGCGCGATGGCGAGGTGAAGGTGCTGGTGAACCTGCTGGCGGACGATGCGGCGCTCTACAGCGACCATGGCGGAAAGGCCAGCGCGGCGCGGCGCACGATTCGGGGCGCGGACAAGATCGCGCGTTTTTTCATCGGCGTGGACACGCGCTTTCGGCCGGCGGAGTTTTCGTATCGCGCGATCTGGCTCAACGGCGCGCCGGGCATCATCGTGTATTCGGGGTTGCGTCCCGAGACCGCTTTTTCGGTGGAAATTGAGGACGGAAAGATCCGGGCCTTCTACGTCACGCGCAATCCGGATAAGCTGGAACGCTTGCCGGGGCCGGTGGGGACAGCGTCGCCCGGGGACTGA
- a CDS encoding cyclic nucleotide-binding domain-containing protein, which produces MKSKKPDTPAAVAPLPTAAPAPRPTQTPAPRPAETSSHAQAQVSAKSLPAILLEQGKASREQLERALAIQKETGAFLGEILVEEGILDEKSLLSFLAKFCKIPHLSLLDYLIDAEVAALVPKEVCLEYRLIPIDKLGKNLTIAMVNPLNTKALEVVQAHCPDLRIKPILCAHKHFETVVAKVFAEDRGATSGRDLSLSSFGISLSPAEKAEYAARRAESAALAAAEEIPAAAPVDSPMDFAEKKMTDSTHHRVRFAEEGGQEDLPDTQSVFEGVFHAAPATDESTDDGDAESPDKILKEVTNAMMDSMRDTYEILARRMDLFRGLEAEMIAKIFARGLTVEYEAGEVIFKKGQEGESLYLILNGNVTIADDGREIATLKQGDMFGEMALISQGKRSADAVALNDVSLLGLKMDIINNIMPRDVSVQLLVNIILTLSRRLQEANAQ; this is translated from the coding sequence ATGAAATCAAAGAAGCCCGATACCCCCGCGGCGGTCGCACCCCTGCCCACCGCCGCTCCGGCGCCCCGCCCGACCCAGACCCCCGCCCCGCGCCCCGCGGAGACCTCGAGTCATGCCCAGGCGCAAGTGAGTGCCAAGTCCCTGCCCGCCATCCTGCTGGAACAGGGCAAAGCGTCCCGCGAGCAACTCGAACGCGCCCTGGCCATCCAGAAGGAAACCGGCGCTTTCCTCGGCGAGATTCTGGTGGAGGAAGGTATTCTGGATGAGAAATCCCTCCTCTCCTTCCTCGCGAAGTTCTGCAAAATTCCTCACCTGAGCCTGCTGGACTACCTCATCGATGCCGAGGTGGCCGCCCTGGTGCCCAAGGAAGTCTGTCTCGAGTATCGCCTGATCCCCATCGACAAGCTCGGCAAGAACCTCACCATCGCCATGGTGAACCCGCTGAACACAAAGGCCCTCGAAGTGGTCCAGGCACACTGCCCCGACCTGCGCATCAAGCCGATTCTCTGCGCCCACAAACACTTCGAAACCGTCGTCGCAAAGGTGTTCGCCGAGGACCGCGGCGCGACAAGCGGCAGGGACCTCTCCTTGTCGAGCTTTGGCATCAGCCTTTCACCCGCGGAAAAGGCCGAATATGCGGCACGGCGCGCGGAAAGCGCCGCACTGGCCGCCGCGGAAGAAATACCCGCCGCCGCACCCGTCGACTCCCCCATGGACTTCGCGGAAAAAAAGATGACCGACAGCACCCACCACCGGGTGCGCTTCGCGGAAGAGGGCGGCCAGGAAGACCTGCCCGACACCCAGTCGGTTTTTGAAGGTGTCTTCCACGCCGCGCCCGCCACGGACGAAAGCACCGACGACGGTGACGCGGAATCGCCGGACAAGATCCTCAAAGAAGTGACCAACGCCATGATGGACAGCATGCGGGATACCTACGAAATCCTCGCGCGCCGCATGGACCTCTTCCGGGGCCTGGAGGCCGAGATGATCGCCAAGATCTTCGCCCGGGGCCTCACCGTGGAATACGAGGCGGGCGAAGTCATTTTCAAGAAAGGACAGGAGGGCGAATCCCTCTATCTCATCCTGAACGGCAACGTCACTATCGCCGACGATGGCCGCGAAATCGCCACGCTCAAACAGGGCGACATGTTCGGCGAGATGGCCCTCATCAGCCAGGGCAAGCGCAGCGCCGACGCCGTTGCCCTGAACGACGTGAGCCTGCTGGGGCTGAAGATGGACATCATCAACAACATCATGCCCCGCGACGTGTCCGTGCAGTTGCTGGTGAACATCATCCTGACCCTGAGCCGCAGGTTGCAGGAAGCCAATGCCCAGTAG
- a CDS encoding glutamine--tRNA ligase/YqeY domain fusion protein, with protein MTSPQTPEPSEERKVSNFIRNIIEEDIATGKNGGQVVTRFPPEPNGYLHIGHAKSICLNFGLAERYQGRCHLRFDDTNPSKEEDEYVQSIKEDVRWLGFDWGEHEYYASDYFDKLHAWAIQLIEEGKAYVCDLTFEEMKEYRGTLTEPGKNSPYRDRSVEENLDLFARMGAGEFDEGTRVLRAKIDMAAANLNLRDPVMYRILKAEHHRTGSKWKIYPMYDYTHGQSDSLEGITHSICTLEFEDHRPLYDWYIHALGIHHPQQIEFARLNLSFTMMSKRNLLTLVQDKHVEGWDDPRMPTISGMRRRGYPPQAIRAFCEAVGVAKADSTVDFAWLEHFVRDELNKTAPRFMAVVKPLKVIIENYPEEQEEELEAVNNPEDPSAGSRVVPFSRVLYIEREDFMENPPKQFFRLAPGREVRLRYAYFITCTGVDKDPATGEITALRCTYDPATRGGDAPDGRKVKSTLHWVSAIHAKPAEVRNYNLLFTKENPNRGKKGAHWTTNINPDSLEIAKDCLVEPALAQVKAGERVQFERLGYYCADSKEHKHSAPVFNRTVTLKDAWAKEQQKGA; from the coding sequence ATGACGTCGCCCCAGACCCCGGAACCCAGTGAAGAGCGCAAAGTCTCCAATTTCATTCGCAATATCATCGAAGAAGATATCGCGACGGGAAAAAATGGAGGCCAGGTGGTCACCCGCTTCCCTCCGGAGCCCAATGGTTACCTGCATATCGGCCACGCCAAGTCGATCTGTCTGAATTTTGGCCTGGCCGAGCGCTATCAGGGGCGCTGCCACCTTCGCTTTGACGACACGAACCCCTCGAAGGAAGAGGACGAATACGTGCAGTCCATCAAAGAGGACGTGCGCTGGCTGGGCTTTGACTGGGGCGAACACGAATACTACGCGTCGGACTATTTCGACAAGCTTCACGCCTGGGCCATCCAGCTTATTGAAGAAGGCAAGGCCTATGTGTGCGATCTGACCTTCGAGGAGATGAAGGAGTATCGCGGCACGCTGACGGAGCCGGGGAAGAACAGCCCCTACCGTGATCGCAGCGTGGAGGAGAATCTGGACCTTTTCGCGCGTATGGGCGCGGGTGAGTTTGACGAGGGCACCCGTGTGCTCCGTGCGAAGATTGATATGGCGGCGGCGAACCTGAACCTGCGCGATCCGGTCATGTATCGTATCTTGAAGGCGGAGCACCACCGCACGGGCAGCAAGTGGAAGATCTATCCGATGTACGACTACACCCACGGGCAGTCGGACTCGCTGGAGGGGATCACTCACTCGATCTGCACGCTGGAATTTGAAGATCATCGCCCGCTCTACGACTGGTATATCCACGCGCTGGGTATTCACCATCCCCAGCAGATCGAGTTTGCACGCCTGAACCTGAGCTTCACCATGATGAGCAAGCGCAATCTGCTCACGCTGGTGCAGGACAAGCACGTGGAGGGCTGGGACGACCCCCGCATGCCCACCATCTCCGGCATGCGCCGCCGGGGCTATCCGCCGCAGGCGATTCGCGCCTTCTGCGAGGCCGTGGGTGTGGCGAAGGCGGACAGCACGGTGGATTTTGCGTGGCTGGAGCATTTTGTTCGTGATGAATTGAACAAGACCGCGCCGCGCTTCATGGCGGTGGTGAAGCCGCTGAAGGTCATCATCGAGAATTATCCCGAGGAGCAGGAAGAAGAATTGGAGGCGGTGAACAACCCGGAAGATCCTTCAGCCGGGTCGCGTGTCGTGCCCTTTTCACGGGTGCTCTATATCGAGCGGGAGGACTTCATGGAGAATCCTCCCAAGCAGTTCTTCCGCCTGGCGCCGGGCCGGGAAGTGCGCCTGCGTTATGCCTATTTCATTACCTGCACGGGAGTGGACAAAGATCCGGCGACGGGCGAGATCACGGCGTTGCGTTGCACGTATGATCCGGCGACCCGGGGCGGCGACGCGCCCGACGGTCGCAAGGTGAAGTCCACGCTGCACTGGGTTTCGGCCATACACGCCAAGCCCGCCGAGGTGCGCAACTACAACCTGCTCTTCACCAAGGAAAACCCGAATCGCGGGAAGAAGGGCGCGCACTGGACGACGAACATCAATCCGGACAGCCTGGAGATCGCGAAGGATTGCCTGGTGGAACCCGCACTCGCGCAGGTGAAGGCGGGCGAGCGCGTGCAGTTTGAGCGGCTGGGCTATTATTGCGCCGACAGTAAAGAGCACAAGCACAGCGCGCCGGTGTTTAATCGCACGGTGACCCTGAAAGACGCCTGGGCGAAGGAACAGCAGAAGGGGGCGTAG